In one window of Synergistaceae bacterium DNA:
- the rplL gene encoding 50S ribosomal protein L7/L12 produces the protein MTKKLDIIAAIEELTVLELAELVKELEEKFGVSAAAPAMMMAAPVAGAAAGAAADDEQTEFNVILASFGSNKIAVIKVIREITGLGLKEAKELVDGAPKPIKEAVAKEEAEEIKKKVEEAGATVEIK, from the coding sequence ATGACAAAGAAACTTGATATTATAGCAGCAATCGAAGAATTAACAGTACTTGAACTCGCAGAACTTGTAAAAGAGTTGGAAGAGAAATTTGGTGTTTCTGCAGCAGCACCCGCAATGATGATGGCAGCTCCTGTCGCAGGTGCAGCAGCAGGCGCAGCAGCAGATGATGAGCAGACAGAGTTTAACGTAATTCTTGCATCCTTTGGTTCAAACAAAATCGCTGTCATAAAGGTCATTCGTGAAATTACAGGTCTCGGCCTCAAAGAAGCGAAAGAACTTGTTGACGGAGCACCTAAGCCCATCAAAGAGGCTGTCGCGAAAGAAGAAGCAGAAGAGATTAAGAAAAAGGTTGAAGA
- a CDS encoding 50S ribosomal protein L10: MPTVAKRKKIDQLVELVKKSNGIFITEYRGLTVKQISECRRQINQAGGEMKVCKNTFMRIALTECEIPQAPELDFGPNGYVFSYGDVAAVAKSIRDFSKTKGNAAFVVKGAILDGQILNQDQVFALADLPSKEVLLAQTVRAIASPIQGLVNVLSAPTRDFVTCLGQIKEKKEKEAVA, encoded by the coding sequence ATGCCAACAGTAGCGAAACGTAAAAAGATTGATCAATTAGTTGAACTTGTAAAAAAGAGCAACGGAATTTTTATTACTGAATATCGTGGACTTACAGTTAAACAGATAAGCGAGTGTCGCCGCCAGATAAATCAAGCTGGGGGAGAAATGAAAGTTTGTAAAAACACATTTATGCGCATAGCTTTAACAGAATGTGAGATTCCACAAGCTCCTGAGCTAGATTTCGGTCCGAATGGATACGTTTTCTCTTATGGTGACGTTGCAGCAGTGGCAAAATCAATCCGAGATTTCTCAAAAACAAAAGGAAACGCAGCATTTGTTGTAAAAGGCGCGATTCTTGATGGACAGATTCTTAATCAAGATCAGGTCTTTGCTTTGGCAGATCTGCCTTCAAAAGAGGTTCTTCTTGCTCAAACAGTACGTGCAATTGCAAGCCCGATTCAGGGACTTGTCAACGTTCTTTCTGCTCCGACAAGAGACTTTGTCACTTGCCTAGGACAGATCAAAGAAAAGAAGGAAAAAGAAGCAGTAGCTTAG
- a CDS encoding amidohydrolase: MNNKIIDAHVHIYPSEFEEDWDLIAKREPWFDRLTKSKVHKWGTAEDLIESMDKNNIAASFVTGFAFKDQGLCRISNDYILSAAKRFPDRIKALSVVSPNEPGASDEIARCAAEGAIGIGEIFPDGQSFDITDNRETWRLVNSCREHDLFLMIHTAEQAGHDYEGKGKVGANEAAKFCCNHPGIKVIFAHFGGGLWAYEGMPEMKLILSNTYYDTAAMPWLYSEKVLDSIFALGIGHKILFGSDWPILDFPRYEQLLNLTKLKDEEKLMLLYKNAAALCNEIS, translated from the coding sequence GTGAATAATAAAATAATCGATGCACATGTCCATATATATCCCTCTGAGTTCGAAGAGGATTGGGACTTAATAGCCAAACGTGAACCTTGGTTCGATAGACTGACAAAATCTAAAGTTCACAAATGGGGTACAGCCGAAGATCTTATTGAGTCAATGGACAAAAACAACATAGCCGCTTCATTTGTGACAGGGTTCGCTTTTAAGGACCAGGGCTTATGCCGAATATCGAATGATTATATTCTAAGTGCAGCGAAACGCTTTCCAGACAGAATAAAAGCACTTTCTGTAGTATCACCAAATGAACCTGGAGCTTCGGATGAAATAGCAAGATGTGCTGCGGAAGGTGCGATTGGCATAGGAGAAATTTTTCCAGACGGACAAAGTTTTGATATAACAGACAATCGTGAAACTTGGCGTTTAGTAAATTCCTGTAGAGAACATGACCTTTTCCTTATGATTCATACGGCAGAACAAGCGGGACATGACTATGAGGGCAAAGGGAAAGTGGGGGCTAACGAAGCCGCCAAGTTTTGCTGCAATCATCCAGGGATTAAAGTTATCTTTGCACACTTTGGCGGAGGCCTCTGGGCTTATGAAGGCATGCCGGAGATGAAACTTATCTTGTCAAACACATATTATGACACAGCGGCCATGCCTTGGCTTTACAGTGAAAAGGTTCTGGATTCCATCTTTGCTTTGGGCATTGGACACAAAATTCTTTTTGGTTCTGATTGGCCAATTTTGGATTTTCCTAGATATGAGCAACTGTTAAACTTAACGAAGTTAAAAGACGAAGAAAAATTAATGCTGCTTTATAAAAACGCAGCAGCACTATGTAACGAGATATCATAA